A genomic segment from Aliidongia dinghuensis encodes:
- a CDS encoding tetratricopeptide repeat protein, with amino-acid sequence MPSTSPTPAPGSLTRDEAVRAALAAIAANDLERGIALAQQVNALEPNSNVGLHLVGLLSLRLNEPGKAVEAFEAAHKVAPDVREHIDALAIVFSKTGRLVDGLFYGKLATAAARDTGIPGMLPDWLGSFDQAFYKIADRPLVKEGQKLLLAGNYDGACEAFRREIEVDSRSLEGWRGFTEALYRARRLDDAQVAAAALVSVSDVSASDRRAEDLSLQALVLGACGRFDEALVAGREAESLAPDDATVAWRTVQAQGRRPDPDRAMLAALAERWGQRFLAHESRPSAAAPAEFATRRVRIGVMSGHWGHGEGLDLVIPAFEQLDRRRVELYVYADGLIDAPLARRLRARSNGWQDLTDLDFDTAGLMVRNDALDVLIDLDDPFVTNHAAIIAQAPAPHVLALYADPAVALAAGFTGVLADPAALGTDIDPRALIPVEGGLAIQPTDLPPLDLDALPVPAAAPGGFGGGITLGTLAEGTQIDGTTLAAWRDILAARPDATLLVDVAQLGGEASVQRIAGQLPQGRLRLCEPGPIQAYLATVDLLLDPIGNQFADGLVAAAAQGILGLTCRQRSPRANLVASWFERIGADELLAHDAEDYRRKAIAAIADPGLSRRFAERVAADREPAAAQQADRLLNAIAHLVNTPSQL; translated from the coding sequence TTGCCCTCCACCTCCCCCACCCCAGCCCCCGGCAGCCTGACGCGCGACGAGGCCGTGCGTGCGGCGCTGGCGGCGATTGCGGCGAATGATCTCGAGCGCGGCATCGCGCTGGCCCAGCAGGTGAACGCGCTCGAGCCCAACAGCAATGTCGGGCTGCATCTGGTGGGGCTGCTCTCGCTTCGGCTCAACGAGCCCGGCAAGGCGGTCGAGGCGTTCGAGGCGGCGCACAAGGTGGCGCCCGACGTGCGCGAGCATATCGATGCGCTCGCCATCGTGTTCTCCAAGACCGGCCGGCTCGTCGACGGCCTCTTCTACGGCAAGCTCGCGACCGCGGCGGCCCGGGACACCGGCATCCCAGGCATGCTGCCCGACTGGCTCGGCAGCTTCGACCAGGCCTTCTACAAGATCGCCGACCGGCCGCTCGTCAAGGAGGGGCAGAAGCTGCTCCTGGCCGGAAACTATGACGGCGCCTGCGAGGCGTTCCGGCGCGAGATCGAGGTCGATTCCCGCTCGCTCGAGGGCTGGCGCGGCTTCACGGAAGCGCTCTACCGCGCCCGCCGGCTGGACGACGCCCAGGTCGCGGCGGCGGCGCTCGTGTCGGTCAGCGACGTCTCGGCCAGCGATCGGCGTGCAGAGGATCTTTCGCTCCAGGCGTTGGTGCTCGGCGCCTGCGGCCGGTTCGACGAGGCGCTCGTCGCCGGGCGCGAGGCCGAATCGCTCGCTCCCGACGACGCGACCGTCGCCTGGCGCACGGTCCAGGCACAGGGCCGCAGGCCCGACCCGGACCGGGCAATGCTCGCCGCACTCGCCGAGCGCTGGGGCCAGCGCTTCCTCGCCCATGAGAGCCGGCCGAGTGCCGCGGCCCCGGCGGAGTTCGCGACACGCCGCGTGCGCATCGGCGTGATGTCGGGCCACTGGGGCCATGGCGAGGGGCTCGACCTCGTCATCCCGGCGTTCGAGCAGCTCGACCGCCGTCGGGTCGAGCTCTACGTCTACGCCGACGGCCTCATCGATGCCCCCCTCGCCCGACGGCTCCGTGCCCGCTCGAACGGCTGGCAGGACCTGACCGACCTCGATTTCGACACTGCCGGCCTCATGGTGCGCAACGACGCGCTCGACGTGCTGATCGATCTCGACGATCCGTTCGTCACCAACCATGCCGCGATCATCGCCCAGGCGCCGGCGCCGCATGTGCTGGCGCTCTATGCCGACCCGGCGGTGGCGCTGGCGGCAGGCTTCACCGGCGTCCTCGCCGACCCGGCCGCCCTCGGCACCGACATCGATCCAAGAGCGCTGATCCCGGTCGAAGGCGGGCTCGCGATCCAGCCGACCGACCTGCCGCCGCTCGATCTGGACGCCCTTCCGGTGCCCGCGGCCGCCCCGGGCGGGTTTGGCGGGGGCATTACGCTCGGCACGCTCGCCGAGGGCACGCAGATCGACGGCACGACGCTCGCCGCCTGGCGCGACATCCTGGCCGCCCGTCCAGACGCAACGCTGCTCGTCGATGTCGCCCAGCTGGGTGGCGAAGCATCGGTGCAGCGCATCGCCGGCCAACTGCCGCAGGGCCGGCTCCGGCTGTGCGAACCGGGCCCGATCCAGGCGTATCTGGCGACGGTCGACCTGCTGCTCGATCCGATCGGCAACCAGTTCGCCGACGGGCTGGTCGCCGCCGCGGCACAGGGCATTCTGGGTCTCACGTGCCGCCAGCGGTCGCCGCGCGCCAATCTGGTCGCTTCCTGGTTCGAGCGGATCGGCGCGGACGAGCTTCTCGCCCATGATGCCGAGGATTACCGCCGCAAGGCCATCGCCGCCATCGCCGATCCCGGCCTCAGCCGGCGCTTCGCCGAACGCGTCGCAGCCGACCGCGAACCTGCCGCGGCCCAGCAGGCCGACCGCCTGCTGAACGCCATCGCCCACCTCGTCAATACCCCGTCCCAGCTGTGA
- a CDS encoding IclR family transcriptional regulator domain-containing protein: MPDAKYVPQPIVKPSTAAGPQRKRGRPPQAGAAGASGAVQSLGRALDLMESVAIAEQGAGLTELAKATGLAPSTAHRLLKTLQQRRYVSHDAERGLWFVGVQAFTVGAAFLRTRNVVAAARPVMRQLMEDSGESVSLAVLDGADAVYLAQIECRAMMRALARPGGRAPLHCSGVGKALLASLDAAERPPLYARIDFTGYTEHTLTDAEALEAALRPIAAQGFAIDDEEFALGLRCVAASILDEYGEPVAAISCSGPTARVTTERLAPLGRLVATAAAEIGAALGAGRQPVG, encoded by the coding sequence ATGCCCGACGCCAAGTATGTGCCCCAACCGATCGTCAAGCCCTCGACCGCCGCCGGGCCGCAGCGCAAGCGCGGCCGTCCGCCCCAGGCGGGCGCTGCCGGCGCCTCGGGAGCGGTCCAGTCGCTCGGACGCGCGCTCGACCTCATGGAATCCGTCGCGATCGCGGAGCAGGGCGCGGGCTTGACCGAGCTCGCCAAGGCGACCGGCCTCGCGCCGTCGACCGCCCACCGCCTGCTGAAGACGCTGCAGCAGCGCCGCTACGTCAGCCACGATGCCGAGCGCGGGCTGTGGTTCGTCGGCGTCCAGGCCTTCACGGTCGGCGCCGCATTCCTCAGGACCCGCAATGTCGTGGCCGCCGCGCGGCCGGTCATGCGGCAGCTGATGGAGGATTCCGGCGAATCGGTCAGCCTCGCCGTGCTCGACGGCGCCGATGCCGTCTACCTGGCGCAGATCGAATGCCGCGCGATGATGCGGGCACTCGCCCGTCCGGGCGGCCGGGCACCGCTGCATTGTTCGGGTGTCGGCAAGGCGCTGCTCGCGTCCCTCGATGCGGCGGAGCGGCCGCCGCTCTACGCGCGTATCGACTTCACGGGCTATACTGAGCACACGCTGACCGATGCCGAGGCACTCGAAGCGGCACTCCGGCCGATCGCGGCGCAGGGCTTTGCGATCGACGACGAGGAGTTCGCACTCGGCCTGCGTTGCGTCGCGGCATCAATCCTCGACGAATATGGCGAGCCGGTTGCGGCCATTTCCTGCTCGGGCCCGACCGCGCGGGTCACGACCGAGCGCCTGGCGCCGCTCGGCCGTCTGGTCGCGACCGCGGCGGCCGAGATCGGCGCAGCACTCGGCGCGGGCCGGCAACCCGTCGGATAA
- a CDS encoding sensor histidine kinase yields the protein MNRITLRFGDGALEDRFIRDNLRSALTVVRMFLVSAAFLCALCGLIDPLSAPDEYHRIWAIRFGFVVMSLLSTVALTYTRMFLVYAQPILTAAMLTSGGGILLMIAISTGPAKETYYAGLVLVVIYGSSLLRLHHLNALAAALTLFATYQLIALEINPLPLRVLFSNDFFLSVSILVGTLSSYLQELYVRRSFVQQEMLLEGKARAERLHEAAEAANKAKSEFLGIISHELRTPLNAIIGFSDMMRQQMFGPLGGERYRTYAADIHDSGNHLLGIINTILDLSKAEAGRLGIDEAEIDPVEAVHNCLPMFRDEAEQAEIRIRVLPPARPFCIAADERLCRQIVINLVSNAVKFTPRGGSVTISFPSDDLGRRGIEVRDTGIGIAEKDLERVILPFVQVESSLNRNHGGTGLGLPLVKKITELHEGALLIDSRLGVGTVVTVWFPSRRILPPIERPTIERQVPGRQATERPLMRIAV from the coding sequence ATGAATCGCATCACGCTGCGCTTCGGTGACGGCGCGCTCGAGGATCGTTTTATCCGCGACAATCTGCGATCAGCACTTACCGTGGTGCGCATGTTCCTCGTCAGCGCCGCCTTCCTTTGCGCGCTGTGCGGGCTCATCGATCCGCTGTCGGCGCCCGACGAATACCATCGGATCTGGGCGATCCGTTTCGGCTTCGTCGTCATGTCGCTTCTGTCGACGGTCGCCCTCACCTACACCCGGATGTTCCTTGTCTACGCCCAGCCCATCCTGACGGCGGCGATGCTGACGTCCGGCGGCGGCATCCTGCTGATGATCGCGATCTCGACGGGACCGGCCAAGGAAACTTACTACGCAGGGTTGGTGCTCGTCGTCATCTACGGCTCGAGCCTGCTCAGGCTCCATCACCTGAACGCGCTCGCAGCGGCGCTCACGCTGTTCGCGACCTATCAGCTGATCGCGCTCGAGATCAACCCGCTGCCGCTGCGCGTGCTGTTCAGCAACGATTTCTTCCTGTCCGTTTCGATTCTGGTCGGCACGCTGTCGAGCTATTTGCAGGAACTCTACGTGCGCCGCAGCTTCGTCCAGCAGGAGATGCTGCTCGAAGGCAAGGCCCGCGCCGAGCGGCTCCACGAGGCGGCCGAGGCGGCGAACAAGGCGAAGAGCGAATTCCTCGGCATCATCAGCCACGAGCTCCGGACACCGCTCAACGCCATTATCGGCTTCTCGGACATGATGCGGCAGCAGATGTTCGGCCCGCTCGGCGGCGAGCGCTACCGGACCTACGCCGCGGACATCCACGACAGCGGCAACCACCTGCTCGGCATCATCAATACGATCCTCGACTTGAGCAAAGCGGAAGCCGGGCGCCTCGGCATCGACGAGGCGGAAATCGACCCGGTCGAGGCGGTGCACAACTGCCTGCCGATGTTCCGCGACGAGGCGGAGCAGGCGGAGATCAGGATCCGCGTGCTGCCGCCGGCGCGGCCCTTCTGCATCGCCGCCGACGAGCGCCTGTGCCGCCAGATCGTCATCAACCTCGTGTCCAACGCGGTCAAGTTCACGCCGCGCGGCGGCAGCGTCACGATCAGCTTCCCGTCCGACGATCTTGGCCGCCGCGGCATCGAGGTGCGCGACACCGGCATCGGCATCGCCGAGAAGGACCTGGAACGGGTGATCCTGCCGTTCGTCCAGGTCGAAAGCTCCCTGAACCGCAATCACGGCGGCACCGGCCTCGGCCTGCCGTTGGTCAAGAAGATCACCGAACTGCACGAGGGCGCCCTCCTGATCGACAGCCGCTTGGGCGTCGGCACGGTGGTGACCGTCTGGTTCCCGAGCCGCCGCATCCTGCCGCCCATCGAGCGGCCGACGATCGAGCGTCAGGTTCCCGGACGCCAGGCCACCGAGCGGCCCCTGATGCGGATCGCCGTCTGA
- a CDS encoding nucleotidyltransferase family protein, whose translation MKSELVDCIVLAGGKGTRLASVLSAVPKPLAPVAGRPFLDYVLDRLAASGVIGSAVLALGHLADQIVDHYSRCAPPLPVRMTVESEPLGTGGALRHALPLVTTDTLFATNGDSIVSIDWQTLLDHHRRTGAGATLALVSIADAARFGSVRLDGDRVVEFIEKKPGKGLINAGIYVLSRDLLATIAPGPCSFERDILPHWVERGLVTGVAVSEELLDIGLPETYADASRFLARQGNLSDEWKV comes from the coding sequence ATGAAGTCGGAACTCGTCGATTGCATAGTCCTCGCCGGCGGCAAGGGCACGCGCCTTGCGAGCGTATTGAGCGCCGTGCCAAAGCCCTTGGCCCCCGTTGCAGGTCGCCCCTTTCTCGATTACGTGCTGGATCGCCTGGCGGCGAGCGGCGTGATCGGCAGCGCCGTGCTGGCGCTCGGTCATCTCGCGGACCAAATCGTCGATCATTACAGTCGTTGTGCTCCGCCCCTGCCGGTGCGGATGACCGTCGAAAGCGAGCCGCTCGGCACAGGCGGGGCGTTGCGTCATGCCTTGCCACTGGTTACCACCGACACCCTTTTCGCGACCAACGGCGACTCGATCGTCTCGATCGACTGGCAGACCTTGCTCGACCACCATCGTCGAACGGGCGCCGGAGCCACGCTGGCGCTGGTATCAATCGCCGACGCGGCGCGTTTCGGTTCAGTGCGACTGGACGGCGATCGGGTCGTGGAGTTCATCGAGAAAAAGCCCGGCAAAGGCCTTATCAACGCGGGGATCTATGTTCTTTCCCGCGATCTGTTGGCGACGATCGCCCCAGGCCCCTGCTCTTTCGAACGCGATATTTTGCCCCATTGGGTCGAACGTGGCCTGGTCACAGGCGTTGCGGTGAGCGAAGAGCTCCTCGACATCGGCTTACCGGAGACTTACGCGGACGCTAGCCGTTTCCTCGCCAGACAGGGCAATCTGTCCGACGAATGGAAGGTGTAG
- a CDS encoding PilZ domain-containing protein — MMRAYEELPGAKGRRIFYRPERFSAREAFGRVLPTVEINNRSHVLNDLSMSGISVVGANDSEPPALGSSVVVRLRVGDELLHEGEAEVRRVEPTSAGARMAIQLNSGFLDVRRLVARHQEVLLERELDRAALPENDLVPGEYRRHLSDILFMFREFRTIADRAEARIRANGGDVEGPEAQEFLDRCEARLVPAWNAFWKRANALVEPLRQDPDALAATKRYTERVLTPEVMAGAIWRRSYEKPLGYPGDYQIMNQVYDWQRVGSTLYEKLQHRLGLENAACVATRADMVREAIDQEIRRAPERVTHIASLGCGSAREVIGYLDRDMMPGRANFTLVDQDQGALSYAYERTYPSVIRHGGTANLQCLNASFIQLLRTGELFGKLPPQDLIYSVGLVDYFQARRAKTFIAALYEHLAPGGLLMIGNLKDSDISCFWPMEFICDWTVVYRSHDDMRALAKGLGAAEVDVRDDASGRVCTLYVRKPR; from the coding sequence ATGATGCGAGCCTACGAAGAACTTCCCGGTGCCAAAGGACGTCGGATCTTCTATCGCCCCGAGCGCTTTTCAGCCCGGGAGGCGTTCGGCCGTGTGTTGCCGACCGTCGAAATCAACAACCGGTCGCACGTCCTGAACGATCTCAGCATGTCCGGGATCTCGGTCGTGGGCGCCAACGACAGCGAGCCGCCCGCACTCGGCTCAAGCGTGGTCGTTCGGCTGCGCGTCGGCGACGAGCTCCTGCACGAGGGTGAGGCCGAGGTCCGGCGCGTCGAGCCGACGTCGGCCGGCGCGCGCATGGCGATACAGCTCAACTCCGGCTTCCTCGACGTCCGGCGCCTGGTCGCCCGGCACCAGGAAGTGCTGCTGGAGCGCGAACTCGACCGGGCAGCCCTGCCCGAGAACGATCTGGTGCCGGGCGAATACCGGCGCCACCTGTCCGATATCCTGTTCATGTTCCGCGAGTTCCGGACGATCGCCGACCGGGCGGAGGCGCGTATCCGCGCCAACGGTGGCGATGTGGAGGGGCCGGAGGCGCAGGAATTCCTCGATCGGTGCGAGGCGCGCCTGGTGCCGGCCTGGAACGCGTTCTGGAAGCGCGCCAACGCGCTGGTCGAGCCGCTCCGGCAGGACCCGGACGCGCTCGCCGCGACCAAGCGCTATACCGAGCGGGTGCTGACGCCCGAGGTCATGGCAGGCGCCATCTGGCGCCGGTCCTACGAGAAGCCGCTGGGCTACCCCGGCGACTATCAGATCATGAACCAGGTCTACGACTGGCAGCGCGTCGGCAGCACGCTCTACGAGAAGCTGCAGCATCGCCTGGGCCTCGAGAATGCCGCCTGCGTCGCAACGCGAGCCGACATGGTCCGCGAGGCGATCGACCAGGAGATCCGCCGCGCGCCGGAGCGGGTGACGCATATCGCGAGCCTCGGCTGCGGCTCGGCCCGCGAGGTCATCGGCTATCTCGACCGCGACATGATGCCGGGCCGGGCGAACTTCACGCTGGTCGACCAGGACCAGGGCGCGCTCAGCTACGCCTACGAGCGGACCTACCCATCGGTGATCCGCCACGGCGGGACGGCCAACCTGCAGTGCCTGAACGCCTCGTTCATCCAGCTGCTGCGCACCGGCGAGCTGTTCGGCAAGCTGCCGCCGCAGGACCTGATCTACAGCGTGGGCCTGGTCGACTATTTCCAGGCGCGGCGGGCCAAGACCTTCATCGCCGCCCTCTACGAGCACCTGGCGCCGGGCGGCCTGCTGATGATCGGCAACCTCAAGGACAGCGACATCAGCTGCTTCTGGCCGATGGAGTTCATCTGCGATTGGACCGTGGTCTATCGCAGCCACGACGACATGCGAGCGTTGGCCAAAGGGCTGGGTGCTGCGGAGGTCGACGTGCGCGACGATGCATCCGGCCGGGTCTGCACGCTCTATGTGCGCAAGCCCCGCTGA
- a CDS encoding motility associated factor glycosyltransferase family protein, whose product MTAPAVTKSAMTDSPDDLFERNMAALRRRYPHLYVRMRAISEPSGRLVGSVETGDINIDLGHTLLYPVDAKTHAERQLDEFRRSPHRFFMNPPMHHQAPVKPYHHDYVTSALYEFLKGRQLTKIPTLPTPDSGFLLIYGIGLGFHMPALFEEMDVRHFIVAEEYPEFFYHALHLHDWAAIFDKIEERGQTLHFTFSNEPETLAEYVHWTMRGRGFGLIDGSYAFRHYSSLALDKAYEEFREKLPLLPISIGFVEDEWVMLRNCGTNLIRNEFKLLDDRPRLEKNLPAFVVGSGPSLDQAIDAIKRLQGQAIIFSCGTGILPLLRNGIRPDFHCELENVWSSYDHLKRTSDQFGFEGITLIGSTTVWPEMPGLFDNKVFYFRDSVSSTGLWAPDKIGLFGTAPTCTNLAIRAALLMCFREIYLFGVDLGSRDAVKHHSQDAIYYKAEDWGKGYTSSQEAMTIEMPANFGGKAYTNGTLHWTRMMMAAGIEHFSFAKIFNCSDGVQIPGTLPKLPRTLKIEAPPHRKPLALQRIRAELVDKRPGEMVPTGDLVAIEASFTRWYEDMLAFIDEAAATEMPFLDFYERSLPMIAEKGENPHQPALRAVNVGFLMLCFQIGYYFYRRVEPELQVATMATFLDAVRARFEIIRRDCTAQFEILHALAKDAPVAAEGAAQPAA is encoded by the coding sequence ATGACCGCCCCCGCCGTGACCAAGAGCGCCATGACCGACAGCCCCGACGACCTGTTCGAGCGCAACATGGCTGCGCTCCGTCGGCGCTATCCTCATCTTTATGTCCGCATGCGCGCGATCTCTGAGCCGAGCGGCCGGCTCGTCGGCAGCGTCGAGACCGGCGACATCAACATCGACCTCGGCCACACCCTGCTCTATCCGGTGGATGCCAAGACCCATGCCGAGCGGCAGCTCGACGAGTTCCGCCGGAGCCCGCACCGCTTCTTCATGAACCCGCCGATGCACCACCAGGCGCCGGTCAAGCCCTATCACCATGACTACGTCACGTCGGCGCTCTACGAGTTCCTGAAGGGCCGCCAGCTCACCAAGATCCCGACCCTGCCGACACCGGACTCGGGCTTCCTCCTGATCTACGGCATCGGGCTCGGTTTCCACATGCCGGCGCTGTTCGAGGAGATGGACGTGCGCCATTTCATCGTGGCGGAGGAATATCCGGAATTCTTCTATCACGCGCTGCACCTGCACGACTGGGCGGCGATCTTCGACAAGATCGAAGAGCGCGGCCAGACGCTGCATTTCACCTTCAGCAACGAGCCGGAAACGCTTGCCGAATATGTCCATTGGACCATGCGCGGCCGCGGCTTCGGGCTCATCGACGGGTCCTATGCGTTCCGCCACTATTCCTCGCTGGCGCTCGACAAGGCCTACGAGGAATTCCGCGAGAAGCTGCCGCTCCTGCCGATCTCGATCGGCTTCGTCGAGGATGAATGGGTCATGCTGCGCAATTGCGGCACGAACCTGATTCGCAATGAGTTCAAGCTGCTCGACGACCGGCCGCGGCTCGAGAAGAACCTGCCGGCCTTCGTCGTCGGCTCCGGCCCCTCGCTCGACCAGGCGATCGACGCCATCAAGCGGCTCCAGGGCCAGGCGATCATCTTCTCCTGCGGCACCGGCATCCTGCCGCTGCTCAGGAACGGCATCCGCCCGGACTTCCATTGCGAGCTCGAGAACGTCTGGTCGTCCTACGACCACCTGAAGCGGACGTCCGACCAGTTCGGCTTCGAGGGCATCACGCTCATCGGCTCGACCACGGTCTGGCCCGAGATGCCGGGCCTGTTCGACAACAAGGTGTTCTATTTCCGCGACTCGGTCTCGTCGACCGGCCTCTGGGCGCCGGACAAGATCGGGCTGTTCGGCACGGCGCCGACCTGCACCAATCTCGCGATCCGCGCGGCCCTCCTCATGTGCTTCCGCGAGATCTACCTGTTCGGCGTCGACCTGGGCTCGCGCGATGCGGTGAAGCACCATTCGCAGGACGCGATCTATTACAAGGCCGAGGACTGGGGCAAAGGCTACACGTCGAGCCAGGAGGCCATGACGATCGAGATGCCGGCCAATTTCGGCGGCAAGGCCTATACCAACGGCACGCTGCACTGGACGCGCATGATGATGGCGGCCGGCATCGAGCATTTCTCGTTCGCCAAGATCTTCAACTGCTCGGACGGGGTGCAGATCCCGGGCACGCTGCCGAAGCTGCCGCGCACGCTCAAGATCGAAGCACCACCGCACCGCAAGCCGCTGGCACTGCAGCGGATCCGCGCCGAGCTCGTCGACAAGCGGCCGGGCGAAATGGTGCCGACCGGCGATCTGGTTGCGATCGAGGCGAGCTTCACGCGCTGGTATGAAGACATGCTGGCGTTCATCGACGAGGCCGCCGCCACGGAGATGCCGTTCCTCGATTTCTACGAGCGCTCTCTGCCGATGATTGCGGAAAAGGGCGAGAATCCGCACCAGCCGGCGCTGCGCGCGGTCAACGTCGGCTTCCTCATGCTGTGCTTCCAGATCGGCTATTACTTCTACCGCCGCGTCGAGCCGGAACTGCAGGTCGCGACGATGGCGACCTTCCTGGACGCCGTCCGCGCGCGCTTCGAGATCATCCGCCGGGACTGCACGGCGCAGTTCGAGATTCTGCACGCGCTCGCCAAGGATGCGCCCGTCGCGGCCGAGGGCGCAGCGCAGCCGGCTGCCTAA
- a CDS encoding N-formylglutamate amidohydrolase, which translates to MPEKTTVSDADGRASLLRMGDPSPFTVINPYGRAKVLLLCDHASRAVPNALDNLGLADADLAKHVGWDIGAAALTHELSRRWDAPAVLSGFSRLVVDCNRTLGEATSMPAVSDGITVPGNQGLSADQIEARATACYWPYHGAVTAALDRFAAAGVAPAVISMHSFTPRMNGLERPWHVGVLWDRDPRLAVPLIANLARLHGLAVGDNEPYSARDPHGFTLRHHVNPRGLPNVLLEMRQDEVGTDEGVLRYADFLETAFAPILADPALYRPALYL; encoded by the coding sequence ATGCCGGAGAAAACGACCGTGTCCGACGCCGACGGGCGGGCGTCGCTGCTGCGCATGGGCGACCCGTCGCCCTTCACTGTCATCAATCCTTATGGCCGGGCGAAAGTGCTGCTGCTGTGCGATCATGCAAGCCGTGCGGTGCCGAACGCGCTCGATAATCTGGGGCTCGCCGACGCCGATCTCGCGAAGCATGTCGGCTGGGACATTGGGGCCGCAGCCCTCACGCACGAACTGTCGCGGCGATGGGATGCCCCGGCCGTGCTATCGGGGTTCTCTCGCCTGGTGGTTGACTGCAATCGCACACTCGGCGAAGCAACCTCGATGCCGGCGGTCAGCGACGGCATCACCGTTCCTGGCAATCAAGGGTTGAGTGCAGATCAAATCGAGGCGCGGGCAACTGCGTGCTACTGGCCCTATCACGGTGCCGTCACCGCGGCGCTCGACCGGTTCGCCGCCGCCGGTGTGGCGCCGGCCGTCATTTCCATGCACAGCTTCACGCCCCGCATGAACGGCCTCGAGCGCCCGTGGCATGTCGGCGTGCTGTGGGACCGCGACCCGCGCCTCGCCGTGCCGCTCATCGCCAATCTCGCGCGGCTGCACGGCCTTGCGGTCGGCGACAACGAGCCCTATTCGGCGCGCGATCCGCACGGCTTCACGCTGCGTCATCACGTCAATCCGCGTGGGCTGCCGAACGTGCTCCTGGAAATGCGCCAGGACGAGGTCGGGACCGACGAGGGTGTGCTGCGCTACGCCGATTTCCTCGAGACCGCCTTCGCGCCGATCCTGGCCGATCCGGCGCTCTACCGGCCGGCGCTCTACCTCTGA